From Actinoplanes oblitus, a single genomic window includes:
- a CDS encoding LysR family transcriptional regulator produces the protein MAVDRVLANLDLNLLVTLDALLRERNVTRTAEHLGVSQPAVSGALARLRRHFGDPLLTRAGNRYELTPLAARVAVLTGPALAGVRRVFDATAEFDPSRLDREFTLVISDYAATILGPLVTREIARLAPGVRLRLEQTTPYAVDHAEATLRAADGLIVPHGFVTDLPYLDLFEDRWVCIVSDDHPEVGDALTLEHLADLPWVMYVDRPTAFAPAARQLRMLGIEARVDAAVDGFVQMPFLVAGTRRVALIQERLARLLAPVAGVRVFDCPFEVVPVAEAFWWNPMYRTDPAHTWFRDLIVNAAASLRRRPAAQ, from the coding sequence ATGGCTGTCGACCGGGTGCTGGCCAATCTCGATCTCAATCTGCTGGTGACGCTCGACGCCCTGCTGCGCGAGCGGAACGTGACCCGCACGGCCGAGCATCTGGGGGTCAGCCAGCCGGCGGTCAGCGGCGCCCTGGCCCGGCTGCGCCGGCACTTCGGCGACCCGCTGCTCACCCGGGCCGGCAACCGTTACGAGCTGACCCCCCTCGCGGCGCGGGTCGCGGTGCTCACCGGTCCCGCGCTGGCCGGGGTGCGACGGGTCTTCGACGCGACGGCCGAGTTCGACCCGTCCCGGCTGGACCGCGAGTTCACCCTGGTGATCTCCGACTACGCGGCGACGATCCTCGGACCGCTGGTGACCCGGGAGATCGCCCGGCTCGCGCCCGGCGTCCGGTTGCGGCTGGAGCAGACCACGCCGTACGCCGTGGACCACGCCGAGGCGACCCTGCGCGCCGCCGACGGCCTGATCGTGCCGCACGGCTTCGTCACCGATCTGCCCTATCTGGACCTCTTCGAGGACCGCTGGGTGTGCATCGTGTCCGACGACCACCCCGAGGTGGGCGACGCCCTGACGCTGGAGCACCTCGCGGACCTGCCCTGGGTGATGTATGTGGACCGGCCGACGGCGTTCGCCCCGGCCGCCCGCCAGCTGCGGATGCTGGGCATCGAGGCGCGGGTGGACGCCGCGGTGGACGGTTTCGTGCAGATGCCGTTCCTGGTGGCGGGGACCCGGCGGGTCGCCCTGATCCAGGAGCGGCTGGCCCGGCTGCTGGCCCCGGTGGCCGGGGTGCGCGTGTTCGACTGCCCGTTCGAGGTGGTCCCGGTCGCCGAGGCGTTCTGGTGGAACCCGATGTACCGCACCGATCCCGCGCACACCTGGTTCCGGGACCTGATCGTGAACGCCGCCGCGTCACTTCGCCGCCGGCCGGCCGCTCAGTGA
- a CDS encoding MFS transporter, whose product MPEAVTQRRAGAGQLVLLLAGSCLSVLGAVLIAPVLPQMTDHFAGVAGADVLVPVVLTVPALVIGLTAPFAGFVVDALDRKRLLIAAMVGYAICGTAPLYLTTLPAIIGSRVLVGLCEAAIMTCCTTLIADYWSGPRRSRYLGLQTLLAAVSATVFLGLGGAVGGSGWRAPFWLYTVALVLAVPMVLLIWQPAAAPRPTGALAEPRRLPPLPWRRLRTPCLVTLAGGVVFYALIVELSFVLDEVGVTETATIGALSALMSLATAVAAGSFAKLSARTPRRLLPFAFGLAALGFLVIAATASAPVITIGAVLTGAGTGLLLPTLLTWATNRLGFEERGRGTGLWTGTLFVGEFLSPVLINGLAAAVGGLRPALGVLGALTAVLAAAMPLIVPRDAAALNVTTD is encoded by the coding sequence ATGCCCGAAGCCGTCACCCAGCGCCGCGCCGGCGCCGGCCAGCTGGTGCTGCTGCTGGCCGGCAGCTGCCTGTCGGTCCTCGGCGCGGTGCTGATCGCACCGGTCCTGCCGCAGATGACCGACCACTTCGCCGGGGTGGCCGGCGCCGACGTGCTGGTACCCGTCGTCCTCACCGTGCCCGCCCTGGTGATCGGCCTGACCGCGCCGTTCGCCGGTTTCGTCGTGGACGCCCTGGACCGCAAGCGGCTGCTGATCGCCGCGATGGTCGGCTACGCCATCTGCGGCACCGCGCCGCTCTACCTGACCACGCTGCCGGCCATCATCGGCTCCCGGGTCCTGGTCGGACTCTGCGAAGCCGCCATCATGACCTGCTGCACCACCCTGATCGCCGACTACTGGTCCGGTCCCCGGCGCAGCCGTTACCTGGGCCTGCAGACGTTGCTCGCCGCGGTGTCCGCCACCGTCTTCCTGGGCCTGGGCGGTGCCGTCGGGGGGTCCGGCTGGCGAGCCCCGTTCTGGCTCTACACCGTCGCGCTGGTCCTGGCCGTCCCGATGGTCCTGCTGATCTGGCAGCCCGCGGCGGCGCCCCGGCCCACCGGCGCGCTCGCCGAGCCCCGCCGGCTCCCGCCGCTGCCCTGGCGCCGGCTGCGCACCCCGTGCCTGGTCACCCTGGCCGGCGGGGTCGTCTTCTACGCCCTGATCGTGGAGCTGTCCTTCGTGCTGGACGAGGTGGGCGTCACCGAGACCGCCACCATCGGCGCGCTCAGCGCCCTGATGTCGCTCGCCACGGCCGTCGCGGCCGGCTCGTTCGCCAAGCTCTCCGCGCGCACCCCGCGCCGGCTGCTGCCGTTCGCCTTCGGGCTGGCCGCCCTCGGCTTCCTGGTCATCGCGGCCACCGCCTCGGCGCCGGTGATCACCATCGGCGCGGTGCTCACCGGTGCCGGCACCGGCCTGCTGCTGCCCACCCTGCTCACCTGGGCCACCAACCGGCTCGGCTTCGAGGAACGCGGCCGGGGCACCGGCCTGTGGACCGGCACCCTGTTCGTCGGCGAGTTCCTCTCCCCGGTACTGATCAACGGCCTGGCGGCGGCCGTCGGCGGCCTGCGCCCGGCACTCGGTGTCCTCGGCGCCCTGACCGCGGTCCTGGCCGCGGCGATGCCCCTGATCGTCCCGCGCGACGCGGCCGCGCTGAACGTCACCACCGACTGA